The following proteins are encoded in a genomic region of Montipora foliosa isolate CH-2021 chromosome 10, ASM3666993v2, whole genome shotgun sequence:
- the LOC137973573 gene encoding tetratricopeptide repeat protein 28-like: protein MEDRKLDVLGKHMQELYKEVARQTEGLAYLDLGAYYYGITDFKLAIRNYKEALRIFKDIGCRDLEGNAYCNLGVAYNRMGNFKQALECHKQHLSIAKEVGDRAAEGGAYGNLGIDYDSIGNFRQAIEYFKKQLSIAKEVGVRAHEGSAFSNLGVVYQKMGNFKQALEYFKQYLSIAKEVGDRAKVGAAYGNLGGVYSEMGNFKQALEYNKEYLSIAKEVGDRDWEGGAYCSLGNNYDRMGNFKKAIDYHKQHLSIAKEVGNRASEGMAYCNLGCAFDTIGNFKLAIEYHNQDLSIAKEVGDRAGEGKAYGNLGNAYKGLRDFKQAIEYHKQRLNIAKEVGDRAGEGRACGDLGNACASLLDFRQAIQYYNQRLSIAREVGDRVGEGKAYCNLGLACFSKGELENAISFFKESLSIAKETGNPIEQGNACCALGSAHEFSGSICTALNYYRLSVKYFDETRRLLQSEDSWKINFRDTKQGPYTALWRALLKNGEVDEALHAAEQGRAQALTDILKVQYGVDEELSTEVTTKETVSALLECLPSQTVFTALEGNTISFWLLRKDSMMHFRQKEIENESAESLMKTTLKQINMGTVTQCENRSLNRQCDKSPCLREAVQEISPSLRLSVNCLQPLYDVLVSPIEDLLQGDDLVFVPDGPFCLAPYSALSDSVRIRTVPSLTAFKVIAGAPDDFPCKSEALLVGDPCLKEVTHNNGEPIEQLPCAKKEVEMIAELLQTGPLTGRNATKNEVLKRMKSVALIHIAAHGDPEFGEIALAPNPERASQVPEKEDYLLTMSDVHALRLQARLVVLSCCHSGWGELKCEGVVGIARAFLCAGARSVLVSLWAIDDEATLLFMKCFYQHLADNKSASLSLHHAMKSVRETKKYCAIKYWAPFVLIGDDVTFEFGQHKLDKNETASKT, encoded by the exons ATGGAGGATAGAAAGTTGGACGTTTTGGGAAAGCACATGCAAGAACTCTATAAAGAGGTAGCCAGACAAACGGAAGGTTTGGCCTATTTAGATCTGGGCGCCTATTATTATGGCATTACCGATTTTAAACTGGCCATAAGGAATTACAAAGAAGCATTACGTATTTTTAAGGACATAGGGTGTAGGGATTTGGAGGGTAATGCCTACTGCAATCTCGGCGTTGCCTATAACAGAATGGGGAACTTTAAGCAAGCCTTAGAGTGCCACAAACAACaccttagtattgcaaaagaagtaggagaTAGAGCCGCAGAGGgaggagcctatggcaatctcggcattgACTATGACTCTATAGGCAATTTTAGACAAGCCATAGAGtacttcaaaaaacagcttagtattgcaaaagaagtaggagTTAGGGCCCACGAGGGAAGCGCCTTTAGCAATCTCGGGGTTGTCTATCAGAaaatgggcaattttaagcaagcgTTAGAGTACTTCAAACAatatcttagtattgcgaaggAAGTAGGAGATAGGGCCAAAGTGGGAGcggcctatggcaatctcggagGTGTCTACAGTGAGATGGGCAACTTTAAGCAAGCCCTGGAGTACAATAAAGAatatcttagtattgcgaaagaagtaggggatagggacTGGGAGGGAGGGGCCTATTGCAGTCTGGGAAATAACTATGATAGAATGGGTAATTTTAAGAAAGCCATAGATTACCATAAACAGCATCTCAGCATTGCGAAAGAAGTAGGGAATAGAGCCAGTGAGGGAATGGCCTATTGTAATCTCGGCTGTGCCTTTGACACAATAGGCAACTTTAAGctagccatagagtaccacaaccAAGaccttagcattgcaaaagaagttggggatagggccggggagggaaaagcctatggcaatctcggaaaTGCCTATAAAGGTCTGCgcgattttaagcaagccatagagtaccacaaacAACGTCTtaatattgcaaaagaagtaggtgatagggccggggagggaagaGCCTGTGGGGATCTCGGCAATGCCTGTGCCAGTCTGCTCGATTTTAGGCAAGCCATACAGTACTACAaccaacgtcttagtattgcgagAGAAGTTGGTGATAGAGTTGGGGAGGGGAAAGCCTATTGCAATCTGGGGCTTGCCTGTTTCAGCAAGGGTGAGCTTGAAAATGCTATTtcctttttcaaagaaagtcttagtattgctaaggAAACGGGGAACCCAATAGAGCAGGGAAACGCATGTTGTGCGTTAGGAAGTGCCCATGAATTTTCTGGTTCCATCTGCACAGCCCTTAATTACTATCGCTTAAGCGtaaaatattttgatgaaacaaggcgtcttcttcagtcagaagattcatggaaaataaattttcgtGACACAAAACAAGGGCCGTACACAGCTCTGTGGAGAGcacttttgaagaatggagaggttgatgagGCTTTACATGCCgctgagcaaggacgagcacaAGCTTTGACAGACATTTTGAAGGTGCAATATGGCGTTGATGAAGAACTTTCCACAGAAGTTACGACGAAGGAAACTGTCTCTGCTTTATTAGAATGTCTACCTTCACAAACAgttttcacagcacttgaagGAAACACGATCAGTTTCTGGCTGCTGAGAAAAGATAGCATGATGCACTTCAGGCAAAAAGAAATCGAAAATGAAAGTGCTGAATCACTGATGAAAACTACGCTCAAACAGATTAACATGGGAACTGTTACTCAATGCGAGAACCGCTCGCTTAACCGACAATGCGACAAATCCCCTTGCCTTAGAGAAGCTGTTCAGGAAATCTCTCCGTCCTTGAGGCTCTCCGTCAACTGTTTGCAGCCattgtatgatgtcttagtcAGTCCAATTGAAGATTTGCTCCAAGGTGATGACCTAgtctttgttcctgatggaccattttgtttggcgccttattctgcattgagtgactctgtcaggatTCGTACTGTTCCATCGTTGACCGCATTTAAAGTAATCGCCGGTGCACCTGATGACTTTCCCTGTAAGAGTGAGGCACTGCTAGTGGGAGATCCCTGTTTAAAAGAAGTTACTCACAACAATGGCGAACCAATTGAACAGTTGCCCTGCGCAAAGAAAGAGGTTGAGATGATTGCAGAACTTCTGCAGACCGGGCCTCTCACTGGcagaaatgcaacaaaaaatgaggtgctgaaaagaatgaagtcagttgctttaatccacattgctgcacatggAGATCCTGAatttggagaaattgctttggccccaaatccAGAACGCGCATCCCAGGTCCCTGAAAAGGAAGATTACTTGTTAACAATGAGTGATGTTCATGCACTTCGACTTCAGGCAAGACTGGTCGTGCtgagttgctgtcatagtggtTGGGGAGAGCTAAAATGTGAGGGTGTGgtgggaatagccagggctttcctgtgtgctggtgcccggtctgttctggtgtcactGTGGGCGATTGATGACGAGGCGACCTTGCTGTTTATGAAATGTTTCtaccaacacttggcagataaCAAAAGTGCAAGTTTGTCTCTTCATCATGCCATGAAATCTGTTCGAGAGACAAAGAAGTACTGCGCAATAaaatactgggcgccatttgtgctaattGGCGACGATGTCACGTTTGAATTTGGGCAACACAAACTGGACAAGAATG AAACAGCatctaaaacgtga